The nucleotide window ACGCCTGTTTGGCCCTGCCTGGTGAATGCatacagcgccccctgctggtggaCGACAGGGAACAGAccaatttaatatagaaactaaTCAATATTCAATGACTCAAAAACACAACACGGTGCACACGTGTAGCCAGAAAAACCGGGAGGGGAGAAGAGCGCTCACCTGTCTGCAGGTACACGTCTCCGTTGGTGCGGACGATCCAGGCGCTGTCTTCGCTCAGGGCCACGAAGGCCGTCTCGGTCAGGGCTTTGTACCAGTGCCTCTTGCCTTTGATGGTGACTTTGCCGCAGGCGTACGCCGTCATGCTCTTCTGCTCCACCTTCCACAGCAGCGCGCCTGAAACCATCGGCCAGCATCAGCCCCGCCTCACCCTTCTCCCTCATCCAGGGCAACACTCCTCATATCTCCCTCACCTGTGGGggacagcgccacctgctggacgtTCTCCTCGAACCGCTGCCAGCACAGGCCCCCGTTGGGCAGGGGACTGCAGTACAACGTGCCTTTAAAGTCCAGACACCACACATGCCGATCGGTCACCACCAGGCTCAGGATTCCACAGCCAGGGCCGGAGTAGCCCATCCAGCTTTCTGCCATCTGGCAGAAAACAGAAGCCGAGGCGCCATCACGTcaccacttttattttatagaaaGACGGGTTTTAGGATGATGTATATATGCTTGGTGATCTTCTAGTTAAAAAGTGACGTTGGCAGACTGATCTGACCACAGCGTTCGGAATGACACACGCGTTTATACTgcgctttgtagctgcgttcgATTCCGCCGCTCGCGGatgaacgctggtgctgaacgcctgtgtggacgctccgAAATACGgtcagtgtttacatttacattttacatttacagcatgtaccagacgcccttatccagagcgccttacagtcagtagttacagggacagtccccccctggagtgtggtagtagcctagtggctgtgaaccagaagacccgggttcaagtcccgcttactaccattgtgtccctgagcaagacacttaaccctaagttgttccaggggggggactgtccctgtaactactgattgtaagtcactctggataagggcgtctggtaaatgctgtaaatggagtgtcctgctcagggacacaatggtagtaagtggggtttgaacctgggtcttctggttcataggcgagtgtgttacagcCAGTGTTCaggtgtgaacgaggccttaacaTAATGTGActtaaaaccattaaaatgttttactgtCTTGAAATGAATTCATAAAAGACGTatgttaagtgttttttttatagctggCATCTGTATGGAAAGTGAAGAATACCAGAAATTAATATGTTTTTGGATATGGTACAGATCAGATCTCATGATTAAGGATAGAAAATCGATATTTTTTAGCTATCTTTCAGCTAAAAGCTAGATCCCTCACTGATTTTCACCGGATTGTCCTCAGACTAGTCCTACATACGTCTGGAAAGTCACCTGGTCGGACTTGTGCAGTCgtgcctcctcctgctcctggtGCCTGGTCCCCCGAAGTTGCAGCTCCTCGACCGCATCCTTCAGCGTATTCCGGGAAGCGGAGGCGGGCAGCCCGTGACCGTAGATGTCCTCCTCGTCACTAGAGGGCGATGGCGAGGGCTCAGGCGAGGGGGTGTAGCCCAGCGGCCGGATGGGCAGGTCCAGCTCCAGGTCTCCCAGGCGGCTGGAGGTCGGGGGGTCGTCCTCTGCGTGTTCTGGCTCCTGTGACGTCAGCGTGTAGGGGAAGGTGCACTTCAGCAGCAGGTCCACGTCGGGGGTCACGACCTCTGTGGAGTCCGCTTTCGAGCCGTCAGCATCTGCGTTTTCTGACTCGTGATTCATCTGCTGCTCCACTTCATGGGTGCGGGTGAGAGGTTCTAGCTGAAAGGCCTCTGAAGCCTCTAGCGCCAGCTCCGACGGGCCTGTGGAACCGGCAGGGTCACAGGGGTCGGCGGGGAGGGAGTGCGAGTACGCCACCTCATGGTCGGGCGTGCCGCTGCTTTGGAAGTCCGTGAGGTCTGAAGCCGGTTCGCTCATGGGGGTGCTGCTCAGCTCACTGCTGGCCACAAAAACGCTCTCCGACCAGCTGTTACGCTCCGAAACGCGGTTGCCACGGCTACCACTATCTGCGTGGGGGGGAACACACAACAAGAAGGGGTTTAACGAATGTGACCTCATCATACCGGTAACATACCACGGTCGTATTGGacaatcaccaaccctgcactgacaccacctgatggctcactctaccctctctctatcactccctcccaacgtttcttccccccttttttctctctcctagactgttttttgtgtggagtttttcccctgtgtgcagaagggtcaagtgttggggtgtcgactgtagggcctgtcaaagtccattgagacgtactgtatgtaattatgggctatataagaaataaatgtgtgggCGGAGCCACTAGTCTCACCCTGCCGTCTCCTCCTGCccttcttcttcaccttgaTGGCTTTGACCACCAACTCCTGCTGCAGGTCCTCGTGGGTCAGGGTGCTGTAGCGGCTGCTGGACAGGTCAGAGGTCGAGACGTCACTGGTGCCCGCCGTGTCCACGGACGTCACCGAACTGCTGCGGCTGAACACCAAGACGTCGccctcctccatcttctcccCCTCCAGGGGGAACCGCGCGCCGTCTtccagcacctcctccaccaactcCACGTCCTCCACGTCCGGTTCGGACACGATGGCCATggtcctgattggctgagccgTCTCCACGGCGCCGTTGGGTGGGAGCAGAATGGTGGGGGTGGAGAGAGGGGAGGTGAGGCGTAGAGAGAGGTCCGACACTGacgagaaagagagagtaaGTTAGGTGTTTCTCTGCAGATTacttatttgttaatttttttaataagtttgGTTGCTGAGATCcaatagggggcagtggtggcctagcggttaaggaagcgccccgtaaacagaaggttgccggttccaatcccaaAGTACCACTTAggttcacacacactgctccccgggcgcctgtcatggctacccactgctcaccaagggtgatggttaaatacagaggacacatttcactgtgcgcaccgtgagctgtgctgcagtgtttcacaatgaccatcacttcactttactcgaATTCTCTCATTCTGCACAGCTGCCCCATAAATGTACGTACAGCTGGAGGAGAGACCCTCGGGGCAGTTGGATATCCGAACAACGTCCCGGTCTCCTTTCAGGATAAAGATCTCGTTTTCCGTGCATGACACGGACACGATGTCCCCGCAGCTCTCCAGCCCACCGACGATGACCtgccacaaacaaaaacaaaccgcATTCTGCATTATACTGCATTACTGCACATGCAGTGCAACGGGGAAGCATCGGTTTTAACTCATCCTAATTTATCACAATTAGATAGAATCACAGATCAAATCCTGGTCTTGTGGACGGTGGAGACCTCTAGTATGTCCCCACACTCTGGTCCCCGCCGCCTTTACCTGATTGGTGCAGTCCAGCACGTAGACGCTGTACTCGTTCCAGCTGAGCAGCCATCCCTCCTTCAGGAAGCAGGAGACCACGCCCAGCTGCCGGTCGCAGGGCCGGCACCCCCCGGCGGGGCTGGGGCGGGGGAAGAGCTCGAACTGCGGCACCTCCTGGTTGAAGAGCGGTTTCAGCACGTGGGTCTCGCCCACGCGGCCCCTCACGTCCGTACGCCAGAGGCGGAGACCGGGCCGCGCCGCGAACACCAGCAGGTCGCTCTGTTTACACAGAGCCGGCTGGAAGCAGGCGCCAAACCTGCCGTTGCTGCAACGCGGTAAAGTTCATGTTAGAGCCGATCCGAAccggtgtgtgtatatgtgtgcgtgcaaatgtgtgtgtgtgcaaatgtgtgtatatatgtatatatgtgtgtatatatatatgtgtgtgtgtatgtttgtatgtatatgtgtgtgtgtgtatataagtgtgtgtatatatatgtgtgtatgtttgtgtatgtatgtatatatgtatgtatgtatgtatatgtgtgtgtatataagtgtgtgtgtgtatatatatgtgtgtatgtttgtgtatgtatgtatatatgtatgtatgtatatgtgtgtgtgtatataagtgtgtgtgtgtatataagtgtgtgtgtgtataagcgtgtgtgtatatatatatgtgtgtatgtttgtgtatataagtgtgtgtgtgtgtatataagtgtgtgtgtgtgtataagcgtgtgtgtatatatatgtgtgtatgtttgtgtatgtatgtatatatgtatgtgtgtatatatgtgtgtgtgtgtgtatatgtgtatttgtgtatgtatgtatgtatgtatgtatgtatatgtatgtgtgtgtataagtgtgtgcgtgtgtgtataagcgtgtgtgtatataagtgtgtgtgtataagcgGGGAGAAGGCGGGGTTAGACATGTCAGACGTGTGCAACTATTTCAACGTGAATGAAGACGACAAAACAAAGGCCAACTGCAAATTGTCAAGCGAAAATGTCCAGAGGCTCAAAAGGTAGCGCATTTAACACAAGTAATTTAACCAAGAACCTAAAATACAAAGAGTTTATCCTGCTTTAAACCAACACACAGacgagagaaaatgtccagagatcCACGTGCTGTGGAAATAACACAGGAAATTATCGAATGTCCAGCCACTCTCGGAGGTAGAAAGTGTGGGGTTCCTGCGTCTCCACCACGTtcttatataaataataaaacaaataaattttcttaattccaaactagtcccttggtttttttgttaaattaaattatatgattaaagctgttacctgtaaatttaaatcctgtttttatTGAGTACTCTGTATCGCTATCGATAAAAACGGAGCCTGAATCGGCCTGAATTTGAGCCAAgttgtaatatgtaaatatatattgcaGTATTGCAGCGACTTCTTCCTCCACTACGCAGTGGCGTGCAGGTTTATTGCTCCTGTTTAACGCGCACTCTGCGTAATTTAACATGGTTTAAGCACGCCTGACTTGGGCGTGGCTGCACAGTCCTGCTGTAACCGGGCCGAGAGCTGGTCCTCGTCACGTGGAGGTGGCGGCGTGGACGCTACCTTTTGCGGGGCTTGGTGCCCAGCTGTTGGATCGACTGCTCCTGGGTGTAGAAGAGCAGGGATCTCTGGCAGGAGGACACCAGCAGCACCTTCTGACTGTAGTCCAGCTGTACGATGGCTGATGGTTCTTCCAGTAAGACCACGGGGTTGCACACGCCCTGGAACGCGTTGAAGAGCGTTAGCGCCAGCCCGACACCAACCTGAACCTCCGTTCTCCAGACGCACCTGGTCCAGGTCCACAGCAgaatacaccacttttccttTATCGTCTCCGGAAAACAGCTTCATCCCGTTAGGGCTCCAGGCCAGGGCCGTCACCGAGCTCTTGTGCAGGCCGACCACGTCGAAGCGCCTCAGCTGCCCCgcccccaataaaaaaaatcattaatcacGTCCACGGCGGATTAATGAGCTGAATATGGGGGTGAAAGGTGAAGTTCTGAGGGTGAAAAGGCAGGGTGACCAGGCAacggactattgtaactctctcctggccggagcctctgcggtcaccataaaacccctccagatgatccaaaatatggcatcttcatcttcaaccagcagaaacacacccacatcCCGCCtcctctcacctctctccaccggctcccggtagctgctcgcatcgagtttaaatccttgatggtgcctacagggctgtacatggaagttctccctcttacaccaacagatacactcctgcacgccctctcagatctacaCACGAAACCAGactaaaaatcccctcttcacggggtcaaaaagtatttcagacgttTGATTcagaatcaaacacacacatacacactcacaaaaaaaaccttgtctagcacttaacaattcccagcatgctctattcctgacaagttcggccttatcaggactcttagttttataaactcaaaatctatagaaaccgaaagagaattgctggtgttttcctcttgtaagtcgctttgaatAGAAGCATCTGGagggtaaagtaaagtaaagtaaagtaaagtaaagttttacCTGTTTGTTCCTGCCCGGCAGCTGCGAGACCAGCTGGAAGAGGGACACGCGTCCGGACGCCGTCCCCACCGCCACCAGGTCGTCAAAGCAGCTCAGCAGCTTGACGGCGGTGATGGGCTCCGACTTGCCCTGCGTGGAGCGGAGAGGCAGCGGTCAGGGCGCGGCGGCGGCAGTGGGCGGGGTCGgccggccgccgccgcccgccTCCTCACCTCCAGGTTGTACTTGTTCATCTGGCCGATCCTCCGGCAGTACAGGTACAGCATGCCGATGCTGCTGCCCACGGCGATGTAGTCGCCGCTGCTGTCCAGCGCCGTCAGGTAGACCAGCGCCGAGCGGAAGCCGCGCTGCACCTTGGCGGGGATGGCGTTGAGCAGGTAGTAGAGCGGGCAGAACTCCCGCAGCGGGAGGGCGGGGTTCTGCGTTGCCATGGCTACTTCACCACACCCTGGGAAGGAAATGCAATGTAATAACTCATCATCTTACCCGCttactttaattttttacttaTGTTCTATTTATCTTTGTTTAAAACCCGAGCttaaatgtgcatctgctggttttGATCCATACGTTGCCACACCGTAGctgtatagtgacaataaagacaTCAATTTATCGATCCATCCATCATTCGCATGCTCCTCATCACAAGAATGCATAACGGacaacatgtaaatatataatcgAGCTTCCCCGGAGCATCCCTTCTGGGCAACCATGAATTATTGATTTAATTGGGGGAGAAAGTGGCCCTAACGAGGAAATAATCAGTGAAGATCGACCAAGCCCCGCGTCCGTCCGTCATGGCGTTATTCTCAGCCTACAGGAGGACCGTGACGTGGGTGCCGGTCacagttctgctgctgcaggaggccTCTGGCGTCTTCATTCACCATCTCCATCCATCTAAAATCTAGAACTAAAATCTACACGGAAGAAGCGCGGACGACCGCTGGAGAAGTTAGCAGCGTCGCCGCTAGCCTCGACGTAACAGCGGCTTACGGTCTCAGGAAATCCTCCGCGACGTTAGCAGCGGCGTCGTGCTGGGAACGCCGTCCGAATCCGCGGCCGACGCCGCCCGCCGCTGCCGCCATGCCGTCAACAACAAACACCGAGACTGGCGGCTCGGCTCGCACTTCCGGGTCATGTCACGTGGGTCGGCGGGGCTCTCCCATTGGTCAACATCCTGCAGCGAGTCCGGGCAGAAGCAACACCGGGGACCCAGTCCTGTTCCAAATATCCAGGAATCTGGAAGAGATGCAGATAATATCATACACCATGCCTCATCTTTTCAGAGAAACTTTAATTTACGCTCATAGTTAATTAACAGAGGAGAGTGTGTGCTAGTCTAACCCTCTGTGGGTACTAACTAGTCCAAATAAAACCCCCCAGGGGATCCCACACTGAAATTCCCTGTTGCACTTTATAGTTGTTGTTAATAACTGTGCATCCAATTGCTGGCAACAAATCCTGAAAAGAGAGGTATTGTGCAATATCGTAAAGCATAAGGCTTGTGACTGTAATTATtagaagtgaagtgtttgtcacatgtgttacacagcagcacagcacacagtgcacacagtgaaatttgtcctctgcatttaacccatcaccctgagtgagcagtgggcaccacccggggagctgtgtgtggggacggtgctttgctcagtggcaccttggcagatcgggattcgaaccggcaaccttctgattacagggccacttccttaaccgctaggccaccactagttTCCTGgtttaaaatgtatgaaaaccTCAGCAAACTTTTAAAGAAGTAATGCGTATTGACGCtaggtttgtgtttttaataaaaatgtttgctgGTTGACTATGTCACATGGTTTAAGTGAATCAGGCTGTGATATCCATCATGCAGGGCCACATCTAAGCATTAAAGGGCCATTTCTGCAAATGATAAGAAATATGCTTTGAGCAAttgaggatgggttccccttgctgagtcttATTCTAGTCATATAATTATGAAGGTTTTCTTCGTCTGTGTCACTTTGAGCACAGTACCTCATTTACGTGCACTGCAAAAAGCGAACTCACACATCACCAATTCTGCCTTCTTTGCACTTGCTGCCTGTGCTCCTTACCAAAATGTGGTAAATCCTGCACGTTTCCCGCACGTAGACTGTGGAATCAGGATCACCCCAACATTagtttttaccttttttaacCCTTCTAATAATCACATAGTGGGGCAGTGgggacctagcggttaaggaagtggacccgcaatcaggaggttgccactgaggtccacttgatctcggttccgtccccacacacctgtcatggtacccactgctcaccaagggtgatatacagaggacacgtttcacagtgtcactgtgtgctgtgctgcagcgtttcaaaATGACTTTGCTTTTcactaataatatatatataattatatatcatACAATGtgcttaataaaaaacaataaatatttccatGACATGACATCCTTCGAAGTGACTAAAGGGTAAAgaacatttaagacatttggcagacgcccgtatccagagcgacttacaacgtgctttcatgttaccattgatgaagtaatcagttctagttcactaAAAACCAGGAATACAACGAAAAAGGGGGCATGTCAGTCTTTGACGCTCCACGTATAGAGTCGTTTATTTGATGGTTTATTGGCTGGGTTGAGTGTTTATGCCGGACGTTAGAGCCCAAATGAAGGCGCCAGGGCCGCAGTTTCAGCCACCGCAGCCACCTCCACATATAGAATTGTTTATTTGACGGTTTACGTTACAGCCCCAATGGAGGCGTCAGGGCCACAGTTTTAGCCACCGCAGCCACCTCCACATatagaattatttatttgacGGTTTATGCCAGACGTTAGAGCCCCAATGGAGGCGTCAGGGCCGCAGTTTTAGCCACCGGAACCATCTACACGTATAAGCTGGCTTATTTGACGGTTTATTGGTCGGGTTGAGTGTTTATGCCGGACGTTAGAACCCCAATGGAGGCGCCAGGGCCGCAGTTTCAGCCACCGGAGCCACCTCCACGTATAAAATGATTTAGTTGACGGTTTATTGGCCGGGTTGAGTGTTTATGCCGGACGTTAGAGCCCCAATGGAGGCGCCAGGGCCGCAGTTTCAGCCACCGGAGCCACCTCCACGTATAAAATGATTTAGTTGACGGTTTATTGGCCGGGTTGAGTGTTTATGCCGGACGTTAGAGCCCCAATGGAGGCGCCAGCGCCGCAGTTTCGCCATTTAAAGAGCCGGAAGCGGAAAGCGCGTCACATGACGCCTCGCTCCGCCGCGGCTCTGGGTAGCATCCTGCTCTCTGTACGGTCACAGTTCCCGATCATGTCCCGGCCTGATCGATATTCGTCCAAGACGAGCCGCCCGCGTAGCCCCGACCGCGCCTGAGGGTCACAGCCGGGTCACGACGCCGAGCTCGTTAGCACGCTTCAGCCGTTTCCCAGCAGTCAAAATGGCGGACAACGACGACGGCGGCGGCAACAAGTCCGGGGCCAGAGCGGCGGAGGCCGCCAGCGGCGACGCGGTGCTGTCGCTCGGCCAGCTGGTGGTCGCCGGGGAGATTTTCCGGGGAGCGGCCTCGGAGCAGCCCGCCGCGGGTCAGTACGAACACGGCGTGGTCGCGTCGTACGTGGAGGCGGCGGAGAGCGCCGTGGGCGCCGCCACCACCATCATCTACGTGCAGCCGGACGGCAGCTTCGTCGAGGGCTCGGGTCTGACCGCGGAGGAGCAGAAGCAGCTGGTGGAGCAGCTGGCTCAGCAGCAGCTCGTCCCGGTGTCGGAGAGCGAGGCGGCCCGCATCTTCGAGCAGAGCCAGGCCGCCAAGCCCCCGGCGGCCCACGGCTGCGCCCTGGCCCCGGTGGAGGTGCAGCAGGTCATCGAGCACGTCAGCAAGtcgcagcagctccagcagcacgCCGCCGTCCCCGTGGTGCACAACGCGTCGCAGCGGCTGCAGAGCGTCGCCAAGCAGGTGGCGCTTCAACAGTCCCAGAACGGGACCCGGGTGGCGCCGCAGAAGGTCGGTGGTCCAAAAGTAGCTAGACATCCAGATCATGACCCAggagacatttacagcatttaccagacgcccttatccagtagttacagggacagtccccccctggatacacccagggttaagtgtcttgctcagggacatgatggtagtaagtgggatttgaacctgggtcttctggttcataagtgagtgtgttatccactaggctactaccacccacatagaagtcccaggttcgaaccccactaactaccatggtgtcctttagcaggacactgaaccctgagcgtctcctggcggactgtcccggtcactactggctgtaagtctGGACAAGGTCGATAAGGGCATCTGGGATGTAAACGTACTTTGCCTTCTTGCGTGTTAATGAAGAATTTATCAGTAAATGAGGAAAACGTTCTCTTTGCTGGGTAGCTGCTGCTCTGGTGAAGGAATCTGAGCACGAATTTTTAATACACGATACCGAGCTTTGTCCAGAATAAGCTTATATTCCCAGGATATATTGTAATAAATATCTACTGCACGGTGGAGTCATTTTTGGCAACAGTGAAACTATTTAAAGGTTTTTAATCTTCAGAAAAGTTCAGAAACTGTGAATCAAATGAATAATCCTGAAGTCAATTGATATGTAGAGACGTGGTAGAAAAACcgtcccaactctgtaaactaatgatcAATCCCTTACAAGCAATAAATCTACAAAGTTTTATTTGCTGCTATTTACCAGAgcgagtagttacagggacggtccccccctggtgtcctgctcagggacactgctcagtgggacttgaacctgggaaGCAGGTGTCCTccccactaggtcactaccacccTGGTGACAGAACCACTCGCATCGTATATGAACGTAGATAAACTGTTTAACCCTTTTGTATGTTGTTGATTTAATCagtgaaataataattaacagcAGAAATAATGATGCGTATTTGACCGCTTTGGTTCCTCCTTGTTCTCCCACAGCCGGTGGAAACCATTCACATCCAGGTCCAGGTTCCGGTCAGCGCCGAGGCCAGCGAGACCCTCTTGCAGTCCAAACCAGTGGTTGTCACTCAAGCTGTGGGTAAAGCCACCACTGGTGTGGCGGTCTCCAGTCCCCAGATCATTCACATCACGCCGTTGCCGGGGCAACAGCAATACTTCCTGCAGAGCCCCGGCGAGCCGCCCATCCAGCTCCTCCTGCAGAGGCCGACCCCTGTGGTCAGCAACGTCATCCCGGTGCTGCAGAAACCAGTCGTCCAGACCCCTGTCAACGGTGCGCAGGTGTCTTCACCTGTCCCTGCACCACCACCGGTGACCACGCCCCCTAGACCTGCCCAGCCCACGGTTACCCCGACAGAGGAGAAGAAGCCAAAGGGAAGAAACCGGTCCAAAAAACCCCAGAAGGTGCAGACACGCTCCGGCAGAGTGTCCCGTCCTCCAAAGCACAAGGTGAAAGACTACAAGTTCATCAAAACTGAGGACCTGGCCGACAGCCACCAGTCAGACTCGGACGATTACTCTGAGATCAGCGtggacgaggaagaggaggccaaGAGGAAGGTCTCTGACGTCAACTTCAACCTCACACCCAAAGCTTTCAAGTGTGAGACCTGCGATAAGTCCTACATTGGCCTGGGGGGTCTGTCCAGACACTACAAACTCAACCCCTCCCACGGGAGCGTCCAGATCTCCACCGCTGCCCCCTGCCCGGCAGCAAAGATCCTGGCGGTCAGCGAGAGGGGCGGAGCCATAAAGAGTGATGCCGTTGCACCGCAGGGTGTCTTAAAGGTCTAGAATGAACTTCATCATAATGCTTTtggaaaatgtacttttcatgTATTGCTATGAAAAAAGAGTAATGCAGatctgtgaaatgaaacaataataCAGTTTAGACCATTAGAACTTAGAACTTTTAATAACATTGTAAATAACTGCAGTAAGAAACCGCAATGTTAATTCCTGGACAGGTTCAGCACCGGGGACCTGGCATCCCCAGAGGCCCAGGAAGGCCAGGGCGTCCCCGAATCGCAGGACGTCCACGAAAGCGAGGGCGGCCTGGACGTCCTCCAAAACCCCCAGGAGACGAAAGCTTGGAGCAGCAGGCACTCCGGCGCAGGGcacgactccgcgaggtacgtcgccTAAAAAATTGGCTTAATGGCGGCAATCCGCGAGtccgcgaggtacgtcgccTAAAAAAGTGGTTTAGCGGCAGCAGGCcacgactccgcgaggtacgttgcCAGAAACTGCGGTTTAACGgcagcaggccgcgactccgcgaggtacgtcggcGGAAAACGCGGTTTAatggcggcaggccgcgactccgcgaggtacatCGCCTAAAAAAGCGGTTTAATGGCGGCAGGCCTCGCGGTACAGCGGCAGGCCTCGCGGTACTTCGCGGTACATCGCCTAAAAAAGCGGTTTAatggcggcaggccgcgactccgcgaggtacgttgcctaaaaaagtggtttagcggcagcaggccgcgactccgtgAGGTACGTTGCCAGAAGCTGCGGTTTAACGgcagcaggccgcgactccgcgaggtacgtcggcAGAAAACGcggtttaacggcggcaggccgcgactccgcgaggtatgTAGCCAGAAAACGcggtttaacggcggcaggccACGACTCCGCGAGGTATGTAGCCAGAAACGCGGTTTTTAACGGCGGCAGGCcacgactccgcgaggtacgtcgccTAAAAAATTGGCTTAATGGCGGCAATCCGCGAGtccgcgaggtacgtcgccTAAAAAAGTGGTTTAGCGGCAGCAGGCcacgactccgcgaggtacgtttGCCAGAACCTGCGGTTTAACGGCAGcagccgcgactccgcgaggtacgtcggcAGAAAACGcggtttaacggcggcaggccgcgactccgcgaggtacggcGCCTAAAAAAGCGGTTTAATGGCGGCAGGCCTCGCGGTACAGCGGCAGGCCTCGCGGTATTTCGCGGTACATCGCCTAAAAAAGCGGTTTAatggcggcaggccgcgactccgcgagatACGTTGCCTAAAAAAGTGGTTTAGCGGCAG belongs to Denticeps clupeoides unplaced genomic scaffold, fDenClu1.1, whole genome shotgun sequence and includes:
- the LOC114776319 gene encoding tectonin beta-propeller repeat-containing protein 2, producing the protein MATQNPALPLREFCPLYYLLNAIPAKVQRGFRSALVYLTALDSSGDYIAVGSSIGMLYLYCRRIGQMNKYNLEGKSEPITAVKLLSCFDDLVAVGTASGRVSLFQLVSQLPGRNKQLRRFDVVGLHKSSVTALAWSPNGMKLFSGDDKGKVVYSAVDLDQGVCNPVVLLEEPSAIVQLDYSQKVLLVSSCQRSLLFYTQEQSIQQLGTKPRKSNGRFGACFQPALCKQSDLLVFAARPGLRLWRTDVRGRVGETHVLKPLFNQEVPQFELFPRPSPAGGCRPCDRQLGVVSCFLKEGWLLSWNEYSVYVLDCTNQVIVGGLESCGDIVSVSCTENEIFILKGDRDVVRISNCPEGLSSSLSDLSLRLTSPLSTPTILLPPNGAVETAQPIRTMAIVSEPDVEDVELVEEVLEDGARFPLEGEKMEEGDVLVFSRSSSVTSVDTAGTSDVSTSDLSSSRYSTLTHEDLQQELVVKAIKVKKKGRRRRQDSGSRGNRVSERNSWSESVFVASSELSSTPMSEPASDLTDFQSSGTPDHEVAYSHSLPADPCDPAGSTGPSELALEASEAFQLEPLTRTHEVEQQMNHESENADADGSKADSTEVVTPDVDLLLKCTFPYTLTSQEPEHAEDDPPTSSRLGDLELDLPIRPLGYTPSPEPSPSPSSDEEDIYGHGLPASASRNTLKDAVEELQLRGTRHQEQEEARLHKSDQMAESWMGYSGPGCGILSLVVTDRHVWCLDFKGTLYCSPLPNGGLCWQRFEENVQQVALSPTGALLWKVEQKSMTAYACGKVTIKGKRHWYKALTETAFVALSEDSAWIVRTNGDVYLQTGLSVDRPCARAVRVECPCPLAQVCARGGVVWAMSEQRGLFYREGLSSYCAEGEVWKNDKISEIQGMEPMCIALGENCTLWSLDTSGRLWFRTGVTTKQPQGEDQHWWQVSITDYVVFDQGSLFQTLIHATQSVATATRVPVERVAECLRVAFLSQQSQGQPSLITASASGVWIASGRNDFHVAKGSLIGTYWNVVVPRGTVSSAKWAFIFCSPSPTKEGSYLWLGQSRKDLFCIWDRDAQLRPSTVQLPTEAEMVQLSACSDALWGLDLYGDVHIRPLSAGCPTGIHWTLLDLSQLGHARLISLSCGSQNVWACDTSGMVYFRVGTQALNPSMMLPAWISIEPPALPAGVQLVRIHTSPNDRMLWGLDSRANVHVRVGITEEMPVGTDWEHIPGLQASQLALSMRTVWARCPNGEVARRYGITDKNPAGDYWKKIPGLVTWLTATPPDELWAVTPSGGLSRRLTKTLQHSTAKPHTAAGSLSAEDLEDEWEVL
- the LOC114776317 gene encoding zinc finger protein 839-like; its protein translation is MADNDDGGGNKSGARAAEAASGDAVLSLGQLVVAGEIFRGAASEQPAAGQYEHGVVASYVEAAESAVGAATTIIYVQPDGSFVEGSGLTAEEQKQLVEQLAQQQLVPVSESEAARIFEQSQAAKPPAAHGCALAPVEVQQVIEHVSKSQQLQQHAAVPVVHNASQRLQSVAKQVALQQSQNGTRVAPQKPVETIHIQVQVPVSAEASETLLQSKPVVVTQAVGKATTGVAVSSPQIIHITPLPGQQQYFLQSPGEPPIQLLLQRPTPVVSNVIPVLQKPVVQTPVNGAQVSSPVPAPPPVTTPPRPAQPTVTPTEEKKPKGRNRSKKPQKVQTRSGRVSRPPKHKVKDYKFIKTEDLADSHQSDSDDYSEISVDEEEEAKRKVSDVNFNLTPKAFKCETCDKSYIGLGGLSRHYKLNPSHGSVQISTAAPCPAAKILAVSERGGAIKSDAVAPQGVLKVQHRGPGIPRGPGRPGRPRIAGRPRKRGRPGRPPKPPGDESLEQQALRRRARLREVVQHCDNEDLVDVVLPRLARVTTLWDFVLLKVERGRHQKAQFSEVYQEFEQLHAQVKKMAQEHTSGTQGLHTSLEVHNMEVLKSLGIMEHPAVVKTPISQSQQAVTSAAQDAAATKRLVENTKMLPPAKRFKMENCSGETNGYQINHNSSQKKDVAPKMEEAAAQTGGGEKTSVEVPPQKPLVSLSPLEAPAGEGTQATESDATDRGESGAEISEVSQDEGTTVDVAEQMQELEQALISDLEPAFSSDTHQIQQETAARNDGGAADQQDGGRVETSEVKLEHTYVQTEGGGLRLASEGIVTVNEPGGTGTINIQAPQGVALETVLLAVDTGGAKSEGVVTSGTQS